Proteins encoded by one window of Enterococcus saccharolyticus subsp. saccharolyticus:
- a CDS encoding Na+/H+ antiporter subunit D, with translation MNNLIILPIIMPFIIGAVLILFAKNHQLQRVISGLAAVGMFVIAIYLAVTVYNKGIIVLDVGNWQAPFGIVLVADLLATLMVLLTSLLSLVCLFFTFQTITPQREQFYFYPFYFFLLVGVNGAFLTGDIFNLFVFFEVMLISSYALIVNGGTKYQLRESFKYVVINVFASALFVIAVGWLYSVTGTLNMAHLSERIAELEQTGVLTVIAMIFFVVFASKGALFPLYFWLPKSYFGPPAAISALFGGLLTKVGIYAILRTFTLIFYHEINYTHQLIMITIAGFTMLFGVLGAVSQFDFKRILSYHIISQVGYMVMGIGIFTPLAIAGAIYYIIHHMIVKTALFLFAGTVEQITGTTELKKMGGLLKTHPVLTWLFFISAISLAGIPPFSGFFSKFPIILAGFQEKAYIISGVALLVGFFTLFSMMKIVSYAFWGKPKHTEEQANRSIRQLLLPIVPLVALTIILGLAAEPVFQYSVQIAEQIMDPSIYIESVLKE, from the coding sequence ATGAATAATCTAATTATTCTTCCAATAATCATGCCATTTATTATTGGAGCTGTATTAATTTTATTTGCAAAAAATCATCAACTGCAGCGAGTGATTAGTGGACTTGCTGCTGTGGGGATGTTTGTAATAGCCATTTATTTAGCAGTAACTGTTTATAACAAGGGCATTATCGTGTTGGATGTTGGTAATTGGCAAGCGCCTTTTGGGATTGTATTAGTGGCAGATTTATTAGCTACTTTAATGGTTTTGTTAACTAGTTTATTAAGTCTGGTTTGTCTGTTTTTTACTTTTCAAACAATTACACCACAAAGAGAACAGTTTTATTTTTATCCATTCTATTTTTTCTTATTAGTTGGTGTGAATGGGGCTTTCCTAACAGGCGATATATTTAACTTGTTTGTGTTTTTTGAGGTTATGCTCATTTCATCGTATGCGCTGATTGTCAATGGAGGTACCAAATATCAGCTTCGAGAATCTTTCAAGTATGTGGTTATTAATGTGTTTGCTTCTGCGTTATTTGTTATTGCTGTTGGTTGGCTTTATTCTGTGACGGGGACACTGAATATGGCACATTTATCGGAACGAATTGCTGAACTTGAACAAACAGGTGTTTTGACAGTCATCGCGATGATATTCTTTGTTGTCTTTGCATCAAAAGGAGCATTATTTCCACTTTATTTCTGGTTACCAAAATCATACTTCGGGCCACCAGCAGCTATTTCTGCCTTATTTGGTGGTTTGTTAACGAAAGTTGGTATTTACGCAATTTTGCGTACCTTTACCTTAATTTTCTATCATGAGATAAATTATACGCATCAATTGATTATGATTACAATCGCTGGATTTACCATGCTATTTGGTGTATTGGGTGCTGTCTCACAATTTGATTTTAAACGAATTCTTTCTTACCACATCATCAGTCAGGTAGGATATATGGTTATGGGAATTGGCATCTTTACACCCTTAGCCATTGCGGGAGCGATTTATTATATTATTCATCATATGATTGTGAAGACAGCGTTATTCTTATTTGCAGGTACTGTGGAACAGATAACAGGGACAACAGAACTAAAGAAAATGGGTGGTTTGCTTAAGACGCATCCTGTGTTAACATGGCTGTTTTTCATTAGTGCTATCTCGCTAGCAGGTATTCCACCTTTTAGTGGATTCTTTAGTAAATTTCCCATTATTTTAGCAGGCTTTCAAGAAAAAGCATATATTATTTCAGGTGTTGCTTTACTCGTTGGTTTTTTCACACTGTTTTCGATGATGAAAATAGTCAGTTATGCTTTTTGGGGAAAACCGAAACATACAGAAGAACAAGCGAATCGATCGATTCGTCAGTTGTTATTACCGATTGTACCTTTAGTAGCTCTTACGATTATTTTAGGTCTGGCTGCGGAACCTGTTTTTCAGTATTCGGTTCAAATAGCTGAGCAAATTATGGACCCATCCATTTATATTGAATCTGTTTTAAAGGAGTAG
- a CDS encoding YitT family protein, producing MKKFFAHQQVQDALFVIAGAFVLAVSINCILLPNQIVAGGANGISVVLNHMFGWNVAVVLYAINIPLLILCFLLLGKEVGLKTIFGSLLYPFFVGVTAHFPVITHDLFLAALFGGIVTGVGLGLVFRGNASTGGTAIISQIVHKYFHVSLGIAILFVDGLVILSALIAFDTDVVLFSLISLFLIGRVVDMVQVGFDRSKNVMIVSQKYEEIQHAITTTLDKGATLIPIEGGYSQAPSKLLMTVISEKDFPKVKEAILTIDETAFFVTLNASEVNGRGFSLKKVADDYGVEVNHL from the coding sequence ATGAAAAAATTTTTTGCTCATCAGCAAGTGCAAGATGCGCTGTTTGTGATTGCGGGTGCATTTGTTTTAGCTGTTTCTATTAACTGTATTTTATTACCTAATCAAATTGTTGCCGGTGGAGCAAACGGGATTAGTGTCGTGCTTAATCATATGTTTGGTTGGAATGTGGCTGTTGTTTTGTATGCAATTAATATTCCTTTATTGATTTTATGTTTTTTATTATTGGGAAAAGAAGTGGGCTTGAAAACCATTTTTGGTAGTTTGCTTTATCCTTTTTTTGTTGGTGTTACAGCACATTTTCCAGTGATTACCCATGATTTATTTTTAGCGGCCTTATTTGGCGGTATTGTAACTGGAGTTGGTTTGGGTCTCGTTTTTCGTGGCAATGCGTCAACAGGTGGTACAGCTATTATTTCACAAATTGTGCATAAGTATTTCCATGTGTCCTTAGGTATCGCGATTTTATTTGTCGATGGGTTAGTGATTTTATCGGCTTTAATTGCTTTTGATACTGATGTCGTTTTGTTCTCCTTGATTAGTTTATTTTTAATTGGTCGTGTGGTAGATATGGTCCAAGTTGGTTTCGACCGCTCGAAGAATGTGATGATTGTGTCACAAAAGTACGAAGAGATTCAACATGCGATTACGACTACCTTAGATAAAGGAGCAACCTTGATTCCGATTGAAGGTGGTTATAGCCAAGCGCCTAGCAAATTGTTAATGACAGTGATTAGTGAAAAAGATTTTCCAAAAGTGAAAGAAGCGATTTTAACGATTGATGAAACAGCCTTTTTTGTGACGTTAAATGCTAGTGAAGTCAACGGTCGTGGTTTCAGTTTGAAAAAAGTTGCTGACGATTATGGCGTTGAAGTGAATCATTTATAA
- a CDS encoding DUF2500 family protein encodes MVDVMNTSTFYLLFYLIAFIGIGGFIYFIINSLLNFTASPVTITAKLIGKDTAVSRHNDNHSLTTYTLIFEESDGKRMNLDVKKSVYHQYVVGDSG; translated from the coding sequence ATGGTTGATGTTATGAACACGTCAACGTTTTATTTGCTTTTTTACTTGATTGCTTTTATTGGGATTGGTGGATTTATCTATTTTATCATCAATAGTTTGCTGAATTTTACGGCATCACCTGTCACAATTACTGCCAAATTGATTGGCAAAGATACCGCTGTCTCAAGACATAATGATAATCATTCGCTCACGACCTACACACTTATTTTTGAAGAATCAGACGGGAAACGAATGAACTTAGATGTGAAAAAAAGTGTGTATCATCAATATGTTGTCGGTGATTCGGGATAG
- a CDS encoding ABC transporter ATP-binding protein: MIELRNVSKVYGTKKALNELNLTIRQGEIFGFLGHNGAGKSTTIKSLVSIIQPTSGTITIDGLDLATNRMAIKKKIGYVPDTPDLFLQLTAGEYWDLMAAAYDIPQTEKETRLLPLAQLFDMLIHQDETISSFSHGMRQKTIIIGALLSDPDIWILDEPLQGLDPQAAFDLKEMMRAHADKGKTVIFSTHVLDTAQQLCDQLAILRKGELLYNGSVTELLATAPAESLESIYLKMAGRNATEAEGFHE; encoded by the coding sequence ATGATTGAATTACGAAATGTAAGCAAAGTGTATGGAACGAAAAAAGCGTTGAATGAACTGAATTTAACGATTCGACAAGGAGAAATCTTTGGCTTTCTTGGACATAATGGTGCGGGCAAATCGACAACTATTAAGAGTTTAGTCAGTATCATTCAACCAACAAGTGGCACAATTACTATCGATGGCTTAGATTTAGCAACAAATCGGATGGCCATTAAGAAAAAAATCGGTTATGTCCCAGATACGCCAGATTTGTTCTTGCAATTAACGGCTGGTGAATATTGGGATTTGATGGCTGCTGCATATGATATTCCGCAAACTGAAAAAGAAACACGCTTATTACCACTCGCACAATTGTTTGATATGCTGATTCATCAGGACGAAACAATCTCCAGTTTTTCTCATGGTATGCGCCAAAAGACCATCATCATCGGCGCCTTATTGTCTGATCCAGATATTTGGATTTTAGATGAACCGTTGCAAGGTTTGGACCCACAAGCAGCCTTTGATTTAAAAGAAATGATGCGTGCACATGCCGATAAAGGAAAAACCGTGATTTTTTCTACGCATGTGTTGGATACAGCGCAACAACTTTGTGACCAATTAGCGATTTTAAGAAAAGGAGAACTGCTTTATAACGGTTCAGTTACCGAATTGTTAGCGACAGCACCCGCAGAATCATTGGAATCCATTTATTTAAAAATGGCTGGACGAAATGCCACAGAAGCGGAGGGATTCCATGAATAA
- a CDS encoding TraX family protein, which produces MTKKFSITGYQLKILGIILMVGDHIYEMFIYTQPPTILNMFGRIVLPIFLFLSAEGFHYTRNRLRYMSRLLLGFWGMNIGNRLIPSLFPMDEVMIINNVFGTLLLATLVMYCIEEYKQKRWLKATALLLMPFVIALPFMIWMSTGDGSPIFIYILQIFPSYLTVEGGYVAVLLGALFYIFREKRYLQFLSLATVSLLATGFDFSHLLTNYQWMMVFAIVPLFFYNGEKGRSDKYFFYAFYPTHIYLFYVMSYVYLNYLM; this is translated from the coding sequence ATGACAAAAAAATTTAGCATAACCGGGTATCAATTAAAAATTCTAGGAATTATTTTAATGGTCGGTGACCATATCTATGAAATGTTTATTTATACACAACCGCCAACTATTTTAAATATGTTTGGGCGCATTGTGTTACCCATATTTCTGTTTTTGAGTGCAGAAGGATTTCACTACACACGTAATCGTTTGCGATATATGTCTCGTTTATTGCTGGGCTTCTGGGGAATGAATATAGGTAATCGCTTGATTCCAAGCCTGTTTCCAATGGATGAAGTGATGATTATCAACAATGTTTTCGGTACATTATTGTTAGCGACACTAGTGATGTATTGTATCGAGGAATATAAGCAAAAACGTTGGCTAAAAGCTACTGCATTGTTACTGATGCCATTTGTGATTGCATTGCCATTTATGATTTGGATGAGTACAGGTGATGGCAGTCCAATTTTTATTTATATTCTACAAATTTTTCCTTCTTATCTCACAGTTGAAGGTGGTTATGTTGCAGTATTATTAGGAGCACTTTTCTATATTTTTAGAGAAAAACGTTATTTACAATTCTTATCATTAGCTACTGTATCCTTACTAGCTACAGGATTTGACTTTAGCCATTTATTAACGAACTATCAATGGATGATGGTTTTTGCGATTGTTCCATTATTCTTTTATAACGGAGAAAAAGGACGAAGCGATAAGTATTTCTTTTACGCTTTTTACCCAACCCATATCTATTTATTTTATGTGATGTCGTATGTTTACTTGAACTATTTGATGTAA
- a CDS encoding Cof-type HAD-IIB family hydrolase: protein MTIKGIVLDIDGTLLTDEKVISEKTKQTLINAQKNGVKVILAAGRPTTGMYGYAKELAMDQFEGLLVSFNGASVVDCKTDEELFNQALSVTNAKEVLEHMKQFDVRPMINKDEYMYVNNVYDNLLELPDGPFNIIEYESRGGNFKLCEIDDLAAFVDFPLNKILIAADAAYLQEHHQAMAAPFENRLSAMFTAPFYFEFTDKGIDKAKALDTVLPQFGLQAEELIAFGDGHNDTSIIEYAGIGVAMENAVDALKEIADEITLSNNEDGIAVLLEKYL, encoded by the coding sequence ATGACAATTAAAGGGATTGTGTTAGATATTGATGGCACATTATTAACGGATGAAAAGGTTATCAGTGAGAAAACGAAACAAACGCTAATTAACGCGCAAAAAAATGGTGTGAAAGTTATTTTAGCTGCTGGACGGCCAACAACTGGGATGTACGGTTACGCGAAAGAACTCGCAATGGATCAATTTGAAGGTTTATTGGTTTCGTTTAACGGTGCGAGTGTGGTGGATTGTAAAACGGATGAGGAATTATTTAATCAAGCCTTATCGGTGACAAATGCGAAAGAAGTCTTAGAACACATGAAACAATTTGATGTTCGTCCAATGATTAATAAAGACGAGTATATGTATGTGAATAATGTCTATGACAACTTATTAGAACTACCTGATGGACCGTTTAATATTATTGAATACGAATCTCGTGGTGGTAATTTTAAATTGTGTGAAATAGACGATTTGGCCGCTTTTGTGGATTTTCCTTTAAATAAAATTTTAATTGCTGCAGATGCGGCTTATTTACAAGAACACCATCAAGCGATGGCCGCACCGTTTGAAAACCGCCTAAGTGCTATGTTTACAGCACCATTTTATTTTGAATTTACCGATAAAGGCATTGATAAAGCGAAAGCCTTGGATACTGTCTTACCACAATTCGGTTTGCAGGCGGAAGAACTGATTGCATTTGGTGATGGTCATAACGATACGTCCATTATCGAATATGCTGGTATTGGTGTTGCGATGGAAAATGCCGTCGATGCTTTAAAAGAAATTGCGGATGAAATTACGTTATCAAATAACGAAGACGGTATTGCAGTCTTATTGGAAAAATATTTATAA
- a CDS encoding Na(+)/H(+) antiporter subunit C: MEILMLIVVGILFSVSVYLLLSRRILRVILGTILLSHGVHLLMMTMTGLGRGAAPLLHLENDTLTDPLPQALVLTAIVISFGVTAFLLVLAYRTYKEYQTDDLEELKGDADE; this comes from the coding sequence ATGGAAATCTTAATGTTAATTGTAGTCGGTATTCTTTTTTCAGTCAGTGTGTATCTTCTGTTATCAAGAAGGATTTTACGTGTGATTTTAGGAACGATATTACTTTCACATGGTGTTCACTTATTAATGATGACGATGACTGGACTAGGACGCGGTGCAGCACCACTTTTACATTTAGAAAATGACACACTAACCGATCCATTGCCACAAGCACTGGTATTAACGGCTATTGTCATTTCGTTTGGTGTGACGGCTTTTCTCTTGGTACTTGCTTATCGAACATATAAGGAATATCAAACGGATGATTTAGAAGAACTAAAGGGGGACGCTGATGAATAA
- a CDS encoding aldo/keto reductase family protein — protein sequence MEFVTLNTGIQLPIIGSGTNTFGKVDRAYMGEINGDTTELQDAIALGYRHFDTAIAYRNEAVVGQAIKESGIDRSAFFITSKIPGTKEYTQDTEAVKKGVHASLKALDTTYIDLYLIHHPWEDLEEIVAVWRVLEDYVDQGILKAIGVSNFEETELRYLLDHARIKPAVNQIESHPGKWNDEIITYSLENEVIPEAWGPLTKVSEEAQAVLTEIGNAYGKTWAQVILRYQIERGVIVIPKSHNKERQALNLALFDFSLTAQEKATIQAL from the coding sequence ATGGAATTTGTAACATTGAACACAGGGATTCAATTACCAATTATTGGTAGTGGTACGAATACTTTTGGTAAAGTAGATCGAGCTTATATGGGCGAAATTAACGGAGATACCACGGAATTGCAAGATGCGATTGCGCTAGGGTATCGCCATTTCGATACCGCAATTGCTTATCGTAATGAAGCAGTAGTCGGTCAAGCAATCAAAGAAAGTGGCATAGATCGTAGCGCGTTCTTCATCACCTCAAAAATTCCTGGTACCAAAGAATATACCCAAGATACAGAAGCAGTGAAAAAAGGTGTACATGCTAGTTTAAAGGCTTTGGATACGACGTATATTGATTTGTATTTGATTCATCATCCATGGGAAGATTTAGAAGAAATTGTCGCTGTTTGGCGTGTCTTAGAAGACTACGTTGATCAAGGGATTTTAAAAGCAATTGGTGTTTCTAACTTTGAAGAAACAGAATTACGTTATTTACTTGATCATGCCCGAATCAAACCAGCGGTCAATCAAATTGAATCTCATCCAGGCAAGTGGAACGATGAGATAATCACTTATTCTTTAGAAAATGAAGTGATTCCTGAGGCTTGGGGGCCCTTAACGAAAGTGAGCGAAGAAGCCCAAGCAGTCTTAACGGAAATTGGCAATGCGTATGGAAAAACGTGGGCACAAGTCATTTTGCGTTACCAAATTGAACGTGGAGTGATCGTTATTCCCAAATCACATAATAAAGAACGCCAAGCATTGAATTTAGCATTATTTGATTTTTCGTTAACAGCACAAGAAAAAGCAACCATTCAAGCATTATAA
- a CDS encoding DUF1801 domain-containing protein: protein MSIEDYEQTLPEKWRESYFQLKEVLITHLPEGFELVMQYGMPTFVVPLTRFPEGYLGRPDEPLPFVSLGAQKNHLAIYHMGLVGNRSLLDWFQAEYAKQVPTKLNMGKSCLRLTNPKTIPYILLGE from the coding sequence ATGTCAATTGAAGACTATGAACAAACACTACCCGAAAAATGGCGTGAAAGTTATTTTCAGCTAAAAGAAGTGTTAATTACTCATTTACCGGAAGGATTTGAGTTGGTGATGCAATACGGAATGCCGACGTTTGTTGTACCATTAACGCGTTTTCCAGAAGGATATTTGGGAAGGCCAGATGAACCGCTACCCTTTGTTTCCTTGGGGGCGCAAAAAAATCATTTAGCTATTTATCATATGGGCTTGGTAGGAAACCGTTCGTTACTTGATTGGTTTCAAGCAGAATATGCCAAACAAGTACCAACTAAGTTAAACATGGGAAAAAGTTGTCTTCGGTTGACCAATCCCAAAACGATTCCCTACATATTGCTAGGGGAATGA
- a CDS encoding MalY/PatB family protein: MDKETFIRQYSVERKQTDSLKWDALEERFGDSELLPAWVADMEFSVPETVKNALAERVAHGIFGYSLVTTDYFNAYKGWQERHEQTDFREEWLSFSTGVVQSLYDIIDCFTEKGDAVIIQPPVYYPFFHVIQDKQRQLVTSDIQFVNQRYVMDLEDFEQKIIVHQPKLYILCSPHNPLGRVWTEEELAAVLAICEKHQVLVLSDEIHSDIVLTGHRFCSSATVANGRFLDNLILVNSPSKTFNLAGLLNSHVWIPNEKLRTQYNEWAKEYKQTEFSLLGQLAAKVAYETGDDWTTGLLATIEENYHYAKARLEAEVPDVVVADLQGTYLMWVDLRAYVAPDAIKEVVQDKAKLAIDFGEWFSPEAKGFIRINLATPPTNIHQAIEQLIAALTA, translated from the coding sequence TTGGATAAAGAAACATTTATTCGTCAATACAGCGTTGAACGAAAACAAACCGATTCATTAAAATGGGATGCGTTAGAAGAGCGTTTTGGAGATAGTGAATTATTACCGGCGTGGGTTGCTGATATGGAATTTTCTGTACCAGAAACCGTAAAAAATGCGTTAGCCGAACGTGTGGCACATGGTATCTTTGGGTATTCATTAGTAACTACCGACTATTTTAATGCCTATAAAGGCTGGCAAGAACGTCACGAACAAACTGATTTTCGTGAAGAATGGTTATCTTTTTCGACAGGAGTCGTGCAATCGTTGTATGATATTATTGATTGCTTTACAGAAAAAGGCGACGCGGTTATCATTCAACCGCCTGTTTATTACCCATTTTTCCATGTCATTCAAGACAAACAACGCCAGTTAGTGACTTCAGATATTCAGTTTGTTAATCAACGGTATGTGATGGATTTAGAAGATTTTGAGCAAAAGATTATTGTGCATCAACCTAAATTATATATTTTATGTTCCCCGCACAACCCATTAGGACGCGTGTGGACCGAAGAAGAATTAGCTGCTGTTTTGGCTATTTGTGAAAAACACCAAGTTTTAGTATTATCAGATGAAATTCATTCCGATATTGTGTTAACAGGACATCGTTTTTGTTCCAGTGCCACAGTGGCGAATGGTCGTTTCTTAGATAACTTAATTCTCGTAAATTCTCCGTCAAAAACGTTCAATTTAGCTGGATTATTGAATTCACATGTGTGGATTCCCAACGAAAAATTACGTACTCAATACAACGAGTGGGCGAAAGAATACAAACAAACGGAATTTAGTTTGCTTGGTCAATTAGCAGCTAAAGTGGCGTACGAAACGGGCGATGATTGGACGACAGGCTTGTTAGCAACTATTGAAGAAAATTATCACTATGCAAAAGCGCGTTTAGAAGCAGAAGTGCCAGATGTGGTCGTTGCTGACTTACAAGGAACCTATCTCATGTGGGTAGATTTGCGTGCTTATGTTGCACCGGATGCAATCAAAGAAGTGGTTCAAGATAAAGCAAAATTAGCGATTGATTTTGGTGAGTGGTTTTCGCCAGAAGCAAAAGGATTCATTCGTATTAATTTAGCGACACCGCCTACCAATATCCACCAAGCAATCGAGCAATTGATAGCCGCACTGACCGCATAA
- a CDS encoding Na+/H+ antiporter subunit A, protein MLHWATLMPFLAAIFVPFLYKHFRKIHTGWFVLVVPFMLFVYFLSFLPITTTGKVVMEQARWVPSLGIDFNLYLDGMSLLFTFLITGIGTLVILYSIFYLSTKEKLNNFYVYILLFMGAMLGVVLSDNLIVLYVFWEITSVSSALLISYWYQREESIYGAQKSMYITVFGGLSMLGGFSLLYLMTGTFSIREMISTTDMLGSHVLFLPAMFLVLLGGFTKSAQFPFHIWLPGAMAAPTPVSAYLHSATMVKAGIYLVARMTPIFGGTAAWFWTITIVGIITLLWGSVSAVRQKDLKSILAYSTISQLGMIMSLLGIGSVAYYFKDGDNALYTTAILAAIFHLINHATFKGSLFMTAGIIDHETGTRDIRKLGGLMTLMPMTTTISFVGLAAMAGLPPFNGFLSKELFFTAMLNATTYGIFSIETWGVLFPILAWIASIFTFLYCTILFVKTFTGKFQPEKLPIKHVHEAPIGLLISPAILGILVVVFGLFPNILSYSLIEPTMAAILPGVLESGQQFDVHISHWHGFTFELWMTMGVVVIGTSLFLTMKKWSQYAFYEKEQDVFNRVYDYGYDGLIKNSQVITKMQMTGRLRDYFLYMCTFIVLLISYTFVRYDAFAIRMDGVSPIEPYMWILVSLLVLSVITIPFINHRMTAIIVTGAVGFLVSLMFTIFRAPDLALTQLLVETVSVVLFMLVFYYLPDLRKEKMTTSFKLTNLIISIAVGMMVTIVSISVFVFSQDTNFTSISEYFIENSKVLAGGYNVVNVILVDFRGFDTMLEILVLGTVALGIVSLIKFKVKGSEDV, encoded by the coding sequence GTGTTACATTGGGCGACACTTATGCCATTTTTGGCGGCTATTTTCGTTCCGTTTTTGTACAAGCATTTTCGGAAAATACATACAGGGTGGTTTGTATTAGTCGTGCCATTTATGCTCTTTGTTTATTTTTTATCTTTTTTACCAATCACAACTACTGGGAAAGTGGTCATGGAGCAAGCAAGATGGGTACCTTCATTGGGTATTGATTTTAATCTTTATTTAGATGGTATGAGTTTATTGTTTACTTTTTTAATCACTGGTATAGGGACACTAGTCATCTTATACTCAATTTTTTATTTATCGACAAAAGAAAAATTAAATAATTTTTATGTCTATATCTTGTTGTTTATGGGAGCGATGCTGGGGGTTGTTTTATCAGATAATCTGATTGTTTTATATGTCTTTTGGGAAATTACGAGTGTATCCTCAGCGCTTTTAATTAGCTATTGGTACCAACGTGAAGAATCAATTTACGGTGCACAAAAATCGATGTATATCACCGTTTTTGGTGGGCTATCTATGCTAGGTGGTTTTTCATTACTGTATCTTATGACGGGGACGTTTAGCATTCGGGAAATGATATCCACTACCGATATGCTTGGGTCACATGTCTTATTTTTGCCAGCGATGTTTTTAGTGTTATTAGGTGGATTTACCAAATCTGCTCAATTTCCATTTCATATTTGGTTACCCGGAGCGATGGCAGCACCAACGCCTGTCAGTGCTTATTTACATTCTGCCACGATGGTTAAAGCAGGTATTTATTTAGTTGCTAGAATGACACCTATTTTTGGTGGAACTGCTGCATGGTTTTGGACGATTACAATTGTTGGAATAATCACATTGTTATGGGGCTCAGTATCCGCTGTTAGACAAAAGGATTTAAAATCAATTTTAGCTTATTCCACAATTAGTCAATTGGGAATGATTATGAGCTTATTGGGGATTGGTTCGGTTGCTTATTATTTTAAGGATGGCGATAACGCCTTATATACCACCGCAATTTTAGCTGCTATTTTCCATTTAATTAATCATGCGACTTTTAAAGGTAGTTTGTTTATGACAGCAGGTATCATTGATCATGAGACGGGCACACGTGATATTCGTAAATTGGGTGGCTTAATGACATTGATGCCAATGACTACAACGATTTCATTCGTGGGGTTAGCTGCTATGGCTGGCTTGCCGCCATTTAATGGATTTCTTAGTAAGGAACTTTTTTTCACAGCGATGCTTAACGCAACAACATACGGTATCTTTAGTATAGAAACATGGGGCGTATTATTCCCCATACTTGCGTGGATTGCTAGTATTTTTACATTTTTATATTGTACGATTCTTTTTGTTAAGACCTTTACTGGGAAATTTCAGCCTGAAAAGCTACCGATAAAACACGTCCATGAAGCACCAATCGGCCTATTAATTAGTCCAGCGATTTTAGGAATACTTGTCGTTGTCTTTGGTCTATTTCCGAACATTTTATCTTATTCATTAATTGAACCAACAATGGCTGCTATTCTTCCGGGTGTCTTAGAGTCCGGACAGCAATTTGATGTGCATATTTCCCATTGGCATGGTTTCACATTCGAATTATGGATGACGATGGGCGTTGTAGTTATCGGAACGTCACTCTTTCTAACGATGAAAAAATGGTCACAATATGCGTTTTATGAAAAAGAGCAAGATGTATTTAATCGCGTGTATGACTATGGATATGATGGGTTAATTAAGAACTCTCAAGTAATTACTAAGATGCAAATGACCGGTAGATTACGTGATTATTTTCTTTATATGTGCACGTTTATCGTCTTACTTATTAGTTATACATTTGTTCGTTATGATGCGTTTGCGATTCGTATGGATGGTGTCTCACCAATTGAACCTTATATGTGGATTCTTGTTTCTTTACTGGTGCTTTCTGTGATTACGATACCGTTTATTAATCATCGAATGACCGCGATTATTGTCACTGGAGCGGTCGGTTTCTTAGTATCCTTGATGTTTACTATTTTTCGAGCACCGGATTTAGCATTAACACAGTTATTGGTAGAAACTGTCTCTGTGGTCTTATTTATGCTTGTTTTCTATTACTTACCTGACCTTCGAAAAGAAAAGATGACCACTTCATTTAAATTAACTAATTTAATTATTTCTATTGCAGTAGGAATGATGGTTACGATTGTTTCCATTAGTGTATTTGTTTTTAGTCAGGACACCAATTTCACGTCGATTTCCGAATACTTTATTGAAAATTCTAAAGTATTAGCGGGTGGTTATAATGTGGTCAATGTAATTTTAGTTGATTTCCGTGGCTTTGATACGATGCTTGAAATCTTAGTTCTCGGAACAGTGGCACTAGGAATTGTTTCCTTAATAAAATTTAAAGTCAAAGGAAGTGAAGACGTATGA
- a CDS encoding Na(+)/H(+) antiporter subunit B: MKQTRPNDMMLQVAIRIISLIMFTFSFYLFLAGHNNPGGGFIGGLMTAIAILVLYLAFDMKTVKQAIRIDFPKLIGIGLLLAVCTGTLSVIFGYPFLTQFFDYFQLPVFGEIELTTALLFDLGVYLVVVGVALTIILAIAEDEK, translated from the coding sequence ATGAAGCAAACACGACCAAACGATATGATGTTACAAGTGGCGATACGGATAATCTCTTTGATTATGTTTACTTTTTCGTTCTATCTATTCTTAGCGGGTCATAATAATCCAGGTGGTGGTTTCATCGGTGGTTTAATGACTGCCATTGCCATTTTAGTCTTGTATTTAGCATTTGATATGAAGACCGTTAAACAGGCGATACGAATTGATTTTCCAAAGTTAATTGGTATTGGTTTACTGCTAGCTGTATGCACAGGGACGCTTTCAGTTATCTTTGGCTATCCGTTTTTAACACAATTTTTTGACTATTTTCAACTGCCAGTATTTGGAGAAATAGAATTAACCACAGCATTGCTATTTGACTTAGGTGTTTATCTGGTTGTAGTGGGTGTGGCATTGACGATTATTTTAGCGATTGCGGAGGATGAGAAGTAA